From Amaranthus tricolor cultivar Red isolate AtriRed21 chromosome 4, ASM2621246v1, whole genome shotgun sequence:
ATGAATATGAAACAATAGAAAATAGGATAATTCGTCATAGTCCTGAAACTTACTCGACTCATTTTGGTAGCCAAAAAAATTTTCTCCTAAATGGTAGCCCTAAaaattataggaaaaattatcatgaataattccaaattttaattaaacatgaTAATCCCAACTATAAAAGGTGCTTGCTAAGAATGCACCAAGATAGCTTCTTCCCTTTACACCCTTTTGCCTCGGTTTTGACGAGCTTAATATCAGTAATTCAACTTAGATTAAAGTCTGACTATCTAAACTAACCCATCATAGATGAAGGGGCCAATTGCAAtgaatttaaaagtttttgttaGGCAATGCATTATGTGGGGTTTTGGATTCCAGCACCTCCACCACAGTTCTGTGTTAAATTAGAccggacttattgtgaatgtcagcatattaacggggaaacacgaggtgcacacttcataagccaaagagATAAATACTATCCCAAAACATATGGCCCATCCCAATGGTGGCATCCCTTAATTTGGTTTGTCTTTTCCGTATCGTTCCATTAATCTTTGGTGACAAGCTCCGAAGTACACAGAAGCGGATCAATTTAAAGAAAATAGAAAGAATACTTTTTTGGGCTATCAAAATGAAAGGCAAAAGTAACATAACATTACTGATTTGATTTTACCTTTGAAAAATCAAGCAgcaacatattttattttttttttgccaattttttttgtcttctaAATTATAGACCTATATAGTTGAACAGGAAAAATATGATAGAGAAATATACTGATCAATAGACTTTAGCTATATAGATAGTTCATTCTGCAAGTCCGTTAGATTAGAAATTTCACCGACCTTGTTATCATTTAGTATGTCGTTGCTTGATATTATCTTTTCAACATCTTGTCCTTCTCTGCGTATACAAGCCACGCCAAAGTCTCTACATATGCTTCGGACCTGGAGATTACGGACTTTGTTAGCTGAGCCAAATCATTTAAGGATTGCAATCAATTCATCAACCCCTGTCACAGTGGCTGAAAATATGCATGTACAAAGTATGAACAGATACCTGCTCCGGTATCCAAACACCAGGGACACCAAATGATTCCAATAAATCGGAACCACAAACAAGCATTACCCGAAGGGATTCTGTGTAGAAAATGTTAGTGTCACAAGAGATAAAAGTGCACTTATCTATAAACTTAAGAGCCTTGTAATTCAAAGTCGAAGAAGTAAAACTTTTACCAGCTGAAACACAACTATTCTCGCATATAAAGCTCTTCACTCTGGATAAAATAGTCAACGTCCGTTGATAGCTGACTTGTTTTGCCTTTAACAAAAGTTTCAAATTTCAGAAACTAAAAGTGTCCAATGACACTTCAGGTGTCAGTCCTATCTGTCAATCAGAACCTATGTTACTTAGACTTGGCACTGATGTCGGATATTGTtatgtgtccaagtgtcggatacgtctaaaaatttaattttatgcctaaaatgaagtgtctaagtgtcataccaataTTCGAGAATCAAAGATCAGACACGGGTACGAGAAAGAAAATAAAGGATCCGAGTAACATAGATCAGAACATACACAGCCACAGCCAACTCAATAGGAATTTGGGGTCATTGAGAATGAAAATACCAATCTAATGTCTGGTACCTAAGTAACCCAATAATCCAACAGTTGGTTTTATGATCTCCAAGCTaacataatcaataaaaatgcTCTCTCTAAGAAAAGACCATCTATTACCTTTTTTTGAGCCACAAAGCGCAATGTTGTAGACTAGGGTACAACATTCAAAAGATTTTACCACCGAAGTCACTTAAGAAGGAACAAATTAAGGCAAAGGTagaaaatgaagagaaaacatcAAAGAGCTTAGTAAGCATATTTTGCCTCATTTGCTGAACTTGTAAAGGACAATGCTTCAGTAGAAATCACCTAGTAAGTCTTCTTCCAAGAAGTGGAATTTCACATTGAGATTGttaacaaatttttttcttcattaccatcggatttgtattttttgtaCAAAATGATTATGATAACATCCGTAAAAGACGATTTCCTATGATCGACAACTATAACTTCTTCATCATGTTGAACCCAAAACGAAGATTgtacttttgttttgtttattgtacGCAGTAAAGAACCTCTTTGTTACTACAAAAGGTAAGGTAGCTTACACAAAACCCCTCTTCCCCATTTAGTGGCATTGGGCATGTAGTCAGTTGTCGCTTACACAACATATAAAGGAGACTGTATCTTCATGTCCTAAATATTTAACCTATACTATTGCCAAGGATCTCATACGCCCGTTAGAGGGTGGGTGTGAAATAGAATGATGACGGGTAGAATATTTGACCATTACAAGAAGAAATAATAGGCTAGTTACCTCCCACGTATCTACCATTATGAAGTCTGAACTTTTACAGGCCAGTTGACACATTTGTATACGATGGTCAGCAGATACAAGGCCCTACAGAAAACAAGCACATCAAAATTGCAAAGTGTTAAGCATTAGACCAATATATTTTCTGACAGTAATTCAGTAATCCAAAGAAATGTTCAATCATTAAGCACTTGGATCCAAAAACATTTGCATGAAAGTCTAGCCGTCTAGCGTATACTTGAAAACATTCACTTCGGTTCAAATTTCCCATTACCTACCTCTATTCACATCACGTTTCAGACGATGAGCCGATGATAGTGTTTTGTGGCCAAACTTGGCaaggttagattttaaaaaccAGATACACCCAACACTGAAGATATGGAAATAGTAGTCAATAGATGCTCAGAAACTAATCAAACTCATTATTATTTGATAACTCACCCGAATCTCATTCCTAAAATCAACAGTACATTATATATGTGCTCTTTACAAAGTCTTAGAAATGTCATGTTTGATAGGATCAGTTTTGCATACAAAATATCTTTAATAGACAAACAAACCATTCATGTCTAAAGTATAAAAAGCGGTATCATAGATAGTAATACCTAACACTTATTCACACTTCAAGATAAAACCATCTTTCCCAATAGATTTAAGATAACAAGCCAGAagaatttcatattttcaacGAACAAAATAGAAAATGGTAAATACCTTTTTCTTATATGCATCATTTACCGGTGATAAGTAGGCTCCAATAACAGTATAACCTTCTAAATTCAAAGCATCTCTTGCCAACTCTAAAGGAAATAAGAACATAACATTagtattatggccaaaaaaggTTCAAAACAGCTCTCAGCCGAAAATTTCAACTGCGAAAAGGCCTTTCACATTAGAGGTCTAGAAGTTAACCAAGTTCAACAATCTTTACCACCTGTTAAATATGCTATAGAAATAACAATTAGCAAGGAAATACATAAGCTTATGTTAGGGAAcatgtatttcattttaaattgtaaacTTCAATAATGAaacttaaatgaagaatttgtgaATGACAAGGTGTGgaaagtcattctcaaattctcaattttaactaattttaataCTATCGTGGAAATGATACAAATCCAATGGGTTTTATTAATTTGTCAAACACTAAATTTAAGTCACTTACagatttccaaatgaaatcatcattcCCAAACATAGCATAAAGGAAATCTAATCAAGCAAAACATTACCAAACAATCGCAAGTGCATGTAAGTAGGAGGATTAAAACTTCCAGTTGCAACTAGAACCACATAAGACTTCTCCCTGATGATTAAAAACATGAGACAAAACACTTAGCGACGTTGCAATTCATCAGGCCTAACATTTTAGCCAACATCAGTTGTCAATGCGACCATAGACGTATTTATCGCTATCACATTGCATGCGTATTACATACTTGCCTAGCAAAAGCTCAAATGTCCCAAATAGGTAAATATAATCAT
This genomic window contains:
- the LOC130811377 gene encoding nicotinamide/nicotinic acid mononucleotide adenylyltransferase isoform X3 — its product is MFLRQVNLKLARDALNLEGYTVIGAYLSPVNDAYKKKGLVSADHRIQMCQLACKSSDFIMVDTWEAKQVSYQRTLTILSRVKSFICENSCVSAGKSFTSSTLNYKALKFIDKCTFISCDTNIFYTESLRVMLVCGSDLLESFGVPGVWIPEQVRSICRDFGVACIRREGQDVEKIISSNDILNDNKRNIKIVDELISNQISSTRIRDCITRGLSVKYLTSDEVIDYIQKQELYLH
- the LOC130811377 gene encoding nicotinamide/nicotinic acid mononucleotide adenylyltransferase isoform X1; its protein translation is MDIPLPLDKLDVSSTSESKEKSYVVLVATGSFNPPTYMHLRLFELARDALNLEGYTVIGAYLSPVNDAYKKKGLVSADHRIQMCQLACKSSDFIMVDTWEAKQVSYQRTLTILSRVKSFICENSCVSAGKSFTSSTLNYKALKFIDKCTFISCDTNIFYTESLRVMLVCGSDLLESFGVPGVWIPEQVRSICRDFGVACIRREGQDVEKIISSNDILNDNKRNIKIVDELISNQISSTRIRDCITRGLSVKYLTSDEVIDYIQKQELYLH
- the LOC130811377 gene encoding nicotinamide/nicotinic acid mononucleotide adenylyltransferase isoform X2; this translates as MDIPLPLDKLDVSSTSESKEKSYVVLVATGSFNPPTYMHLRLFELARDALNLEGYTVIGAYLSPVNDAYKKKGLVSADHRIQMCQLACKSSDFIMVDTWEAKQVSYQRTLTILSRVKSFICENSCVSAESLRVMLVCGSDLLESFGVPGVWIPEQVRSICRDFGVACIRREGQDVEKIISSNDILNDNKRNIKIVDELISNQISSTRIRDCITRGLSVKYLTSDEVIDYIQKQELYLH
- the LOC130811377 gene encoding nicotinamide/nicotinic acid mononucleotide adenylyltransferase isoform X4 yields the protein MFLRQVNLKLARDALNLEGYTVIGAYLSPVNDAYKKKGLVSADHRIQMCQLACKSSDFIMVDTWEAKQVSYQRTLTILSRVKSFICENSCVSAESLRVMLVCGSDLLESFGVPGVWIPEQVRSICRDFGVACIRREGQDVEKIISSNDILNDNKRNIKIVDELISNQISSTRIRDCITRGLSVKYLTSDEVIDYIQKQELYLH